In the Telopea speciosissima isolate NSW1024214 ecotype Mountain lineage chromosome 2, Tspe_v1, whole genome shotgun sequence genome, one interval contains:
- the LOC122651389 gene encoding zinc finger BED domain-containing protein RICESLEEPER 1-like isoform X1, translating into MPPPTDLAVLPSPTLARDQVHEMEISSPTTVVKPNKRLTSVVWNDFERVKKGDVCVAVCKHCKKKLSGSSTSGTSHLRNHLKRCRKRTNHDITELLVVREKKKDGTLDLGNFKFDQEQKKGETFSLENYKFDPERSRLDLVQMIILHGYPLAMVEHIGFKMFVKNLQPLFNLMNCSTVEADCMAIYAKEKQKMYEVLDKLHGRISLIADMWVSCESGGYLCLTAHYIDGTWQMQKRILNFVMVDPSHTEDILSEVLMTCLMDWDIDRKLIALTLDDCSTNDNFVSRIRDRLTQNKLLLSNGQLFDVRCASHILNLIVQDALDALRDVIEKIRESIRYVKSSQGRQEKFNEIAQQIRVYCQKSLCLDSPMRWISTYLMLEVALEYKDVFSLLREHDPAYKLAPSDLEWGRATAITNYLKLFFEVTNNFSSIKHPTANLYFPEICDVHLQLIEWCKSADTFISGMALRMKSKFDKYWNTCSLALAMAAILDPRFKMKLVEYYYPQIYGSAAADRIKVVSDNIKELFNDYAICSTLTNFEHGLAWEGRANSGYSGTGLPSASNDRLSGFDKFLHETSNTQRVKSDLDKYLEEPVFPRNVDFSILNWWKVHTPRYPILSMMARDVLGIPMATVPLGSTFNAGGRILDPYRSALNPDILQALICTQDWLRTDLEESQPSSSHAVLSLCLDTT; encoded by the exons ATGCCGCCTCCAACTGATCTAGCAGTACTTCCATCTCCG ACACTGGCAAGAGACCAAGTCCATGAAATGGAAATATCAAGTCCGACAACTGTTGTAAAACCAAACAAGAGATTGACATCTGTTGTGTGGAATGACTTCgaaagggtaaaaaagggtGATGTTTGTGTGGCTGTTTGTAAACATTGCAAAAAGAAACTCAGTGGATCAAGTACTAGTGGTACGTCACATTTGAGAAATCATTTAAAAAGGTGTAGGAAAAGGACTAATCATGACATAACTGAGCTACTAGTAgtcagagagaagaagaaagatggaaccCTTGACCTTGGAAACTTTAAGTTTGATCAGGAACAGAAAAAAGGTGAGACGTTTAGCCTCGAAAATTATAAGTTTGATCCAGAGAGGAGTCGACTTGATCTTGTACAAATGATAATCTTACATGGCTATCCGTTGGCCATGGTTGAGCACATTGGATTCAAAATGTTTGTTAAGAATCTCCAGCCATTGTTTAACCTAATGAATTGTTCTACTGTTGAGGCTGATTGTATGGCAATTTATGCAAAGGAGAAGCAGAAAATGTACGAAGTATTGGATAAATTGCATGGTAGAATTAGCCTCATTGCTGATATGTGGGTTTCGTGTGAAAGTGGTGGATACTTGTGTTTGACAGCACACTACATTGATGGGACTTGGCAAATGCAGAAAAGGATTCTCAATTTTGTAATGGTTGATCCCTCTCATACTGAAGACATACTTTCAGAAGTTCTTATGACATGTCTAATGGATTGGGATATTGATCGTAAACTGATCGCCTTGACATTGGATGACTGTTCCACCAATGATAATTTTGTTTCAAGAATAAGGGACCGACTCACACAGAATAAGTTGCTTTTGAGTAATGGTCAATTGTTTGATGTTCGCTGTGCTTCACATATTCTTAATCTTATTGTTCAAGATGCATTGGATGCACTGCGTGATGTAATTGAGAAAATTCGAGAAAGTATTAGGTATGTTAAAAGTTCACAGGGAAGGCAAGAAAAGTTCAACGAAATTGCTCAACAAATTCGGGTCTATTGTCAGAAGAGCTTATGTCTTGATTCTCCAATGAGATGGATTTCAACATATCTTATGCTTGAAGTTGCCTTGGAATACAAagatgtattttctcttttgCGAGAACATGACCCTGCCTACAAGCTGGCACCATCTGATCTAGAGTGGGGAAGGGCAACTGCCATTACTAACTATTTGAAGCTTTTCTTTGAAGTTACCAATAACTTCTCGAGCATTAAACATCCGACTGCAAATCTTTATTTTCCTGAGATTTGTGATGTTCACTTGCAATTGATTGAGTGGTGCAAAAGTGCAGATACATTCATTAGTGGTATGGCACTGAGGATGAAAAGCAAATTTGATAAATACTGGAACACTTGCAGTTTGGCTTTAGCAATGGCCGCCATTTTGGATCCTCGATTCAAGATGAAGTTGGTGGAATATTACTACCCACAGATATATGGTAGTGCTGCTGCAGATCGCATAAAGGTTGTCTCTGATAATATTAAGGAGCTTTTCAATGACTATGCAATATGTTCGACATTGACTAAtttcgagcatggtttggcttGGGAAGGTCGAGCCAATAGTGGGTACAGTGGTACCGGCTTACCGAGTGCCAGCAATGACAGGCTTAGTGGTTTTGACAAGTTCCTTCATGAAACTTCCAATACGCAACGTGTTAAGTCAGATTTGGATAAATATTTGGAGGAACCTGTCTTTCCTCGTAATGTGGATTTTAGCATATTGAATTGGTGGAAAGTTCACACACCAAGGTATCCTATCTTATCTATGATGGCTCGTGACGTTCTCGGAATTCCAATGGCGACTGTTCCATTAGGATCAACATTCAATGCTGGTGGCAGGATACTTGATCCTTACCGGAGTGCTCTAAATCCCGACATTCTGCAGGCCTTGATATGCACACAAGACTGGTTACGAACTGATTTAGAAG AATCACAGCCATCCTCAAGCCATGCGGTTTTGTCCTTGTGCCTTGATACAACTTAG
- the LOC122651389 gene encoding zinc finger BED domain-containing protein RICESLEEPER 1-like isoform X2, which translates to MEISSPTTVVKPNKRLTSVVWNDFERVKKGDVCVAVCKHCKKKLSGSSTSGTSHLRNHLKRCRKRTNHDITELLVVREKKKDGTLDLGNFKFDQEQKKGETFSLENYKFDPERSRLDLVQMIILHGYPLAMVEHIGFKMFVKNLQPLFNLMNCSTVEADCMAIYAKEKQKMYEVLDKLHGRISLIADMWVSCESGGYLCLTAHYIDGTWQMQKRILNFVMVDPSHTEDILSEVLMTCLMDWDIDRKLIALTLDDCSTNDNFVSRIRDRLTQNKLLLSNGQLFDVRCASHILNLIVQDALDALRDVIEKIRESIRYVKSSQGRQEKFNEIAQQIRVYCQKSLCLDSPMRWISTYLMLEVALEYKDVFSLLREHDPAYKLAPSDLEWGRATAITNYLKLFFEVTNNFSSIKHPTANLYFPEICDVHLQLIEWCKSADTFISGMALRMKSKFDKYWNTCSLALAMAAILDPRFKMKLVEYYYPQIYGSAAADRIKVVSDNIKELFNDYAICSTLTNFEHGLAWEGRANSGYSGTGLPSASNDRLSGFDKFLHETSNTQRVKSDLDKYLEEPVFPRNVDFSILNWWKVHTPRYPILSMMARDVLGIPMATVPLGSTFNAGGRILDPYRSALNPDILQALICTQDWLRTDLEESQPSSSHAVLSLCLDTT; encoded by the exons ATGGAAATATCAAGTCCGACAACTGTTGTAAAACCAAACAAGAGATTGACATCTGTTGTGTGGAATGACTTCgaaagggtaaaaaagggtGATGTTTGTGTGGCTGTTTGTAAACATTGCAAAAAGAAACTCAGTGGATCAAGTACTAGTGGTACGTCACATTTGAGAAATCATTTAAAAAGGTGTAGGAAAAGGACTAATCATGACATAACTGAGCTACTAGTAgtcagagagaagaagaaagatggaaccCTTGACCTTGGAAACTTTAAGTTTGATCAGGAACAGAAAAAAGGTGAGACGTTTAGCCTCGAAAATTATAAGTTTGATCCAGAGAGGAGTCGACTTGATCTTGTACAAATGATAATCTTACATGGCTATCCGTTGGCCATGGTTGAGCACATTGGATTCAAAATGTTTGTTAAGAATCTCCAGCCATTGTTTAACCTAATGAATTGTTCTACTGTTGAGGCTGATTGTATGGCAATTTATGCAAAGGAGAAGCAGAAAATGTACGAAGTATTGGATAAATTGCATGGTAGAATTAGCCTCATTGCTGATATGTGGGTTTCGTGTGAAAGTGGTGGATACTTGTGTTTGACAGCACACTACATTGATGGGACTTGGCAAATGCAGAAAAGGATTCTCAATTTTGTAATGGTTGATCCCTCTCATACTGAAGACATACTTTCAGAAGTTCTTATGACATGTCTAATGGATTGGGATATTGATCGTAAACTGATCGCCTTGACATTGGATGACTGTTCCACCAATGATAATTTTGTTTCAAGAATAAGGGACCGACTCACACAGAATAAGTTGCTTTTGAGTAATGGTCAATTGTTTGATGTTCGCTGTGCTTCACATATTCTTAATCTTATTGTTCAAGATGCATTGGATGCACTGCGTGATGTAATTGAGAAAATTCGAGAAAGTATTAGGTATGTTAAAAGTTCACAGGGAAGGCAAGAAAAGTTCAACGAAATTGCTCAACAAATTCGGGTCTATTGTCAGAAGAGCTTATGTCTTGATTCTCCAATGAGATGGATTTCAACATATCTTATGCTTGAAGTTGCCTTGGAATACAAagatgtattttctcttttgCGAGAACATGACCCTGCCTACAAGCTGGCACCATCTGATCTAGAGTGGGGAAGGGCAACTGCCATTACTAACTATTTGAAGCTTTTCTTTGAAGTTACCAATAACTTCTCGAGCATTAAACATCCGACTGCAAATCTTTATTTTCCTGAGATTTGTGATGTTCACTTGCAATTGATTGAGTGGTGCAAAAGTGCAGATACATTCATTAGTGGTATGGCACTGAGGATGAAAAGCAAATTTGATAAATACTGGAACACTTGCAGTTTGGCTTTAGCAATGGCCGCCATTTTGGATCCTCGATTCAAGATGAAGTTGGTGGAATATTACTACCCACAGATATATGGTAGTGCTGCTGCAGATCGCATAAAGGTTGTCTCTGATAATATTAAGGAGCTTTTCAATGACTATGCAATATGTTCGACATTGACTAAtttcgagcatggtttggcttGGGAAGGTCGAGCCAATAGTGGGTACAGTGGTACCGGCTTACCGAGTGCCAGCAATGACAGGCTTAGTGGTTTTGACAAGTTCCTTCATGAAACTTCCAATACGCAACGTGTTAAGTCAGATTTGGATAAATATTTGGAGGAACCTGTCTTTCCTCGTAATGTGGATTTTAGCATATTGAATTGGTGGAAAGTTCACACACCAAGGTATCCTATCTTATCTATGATGGCTCGTGACGTTCTCGGAATTCCAATGGCGACTGTTCCATTAGGATCAACATTCAATGCTGGTGGCAGGATACTTGATCCTTACCGGAGTGCTCTAAATCCCGACATTCTGCAGGCCTTGATATGCACACAAGACTGGTTACGAACTGATTTAGAAG AATCACAGCCATCCTCAAGCCATGCGGTTTTGTCCTTGTGCCTTGATACAACTTAG
- the LOC122651390 gene encoding HVA22-like protein f translates to MGFLGTVARNFDSLVGPGVMLLYPLYSSMRAIESPSTLDDQQWLTYWILYSFITLFELSCWKVLAWFPLWPYIKLVCCMWLVLPIFNGAAYIYENFVRKYVKIGGVVNDNYPEEHRKVIQMMSLDARKSVERYIAKNGQEAFDRVIKAAEKEAKRR, encoded by the exons ATGGGTTTCTTAGGAACTGTTGCGAGGAATTTCGATTCATTAGTTGG GCCTGGAGTGATGCTGCTTTATCCATT ATATTCTTCTATGAGAGCTATTGAGAGCCCTTCAACCCTAGACGATCAGCAATGGCTGACATATTGGATTCTCTACTCTTTTATCACACTTTTTGAGCTGTCTTGCTGGAAAGTTCTAGCTTG GTTTCCACTTTGGCCATACATCAAACTTGTATGTTGCATGTGGTTGGTATTACCAATCTTTAATGGAGCTGCTTATATTTACGAGAATTTCGTGAGGAAATATGTAAAGATTGGGGGAGTGGTGAATGATAATTATCCTGAAGAACACCGGAAGGTTATTCAGATGATGAGCCTCGACGCCAGGAAGTCCGTCGAGCGATATATTGCGAAAAATGGACAAGAGGCCTTCGATCGGGTTATCAAAGCG GCTGAGAAGGAAGCAAAGAGACGCTAG